One Stigmatella aurantiaca genomic region harbors:
- a CDS encoding pentapeptide repeat-containing protein, translating into MPKAPSIEKLLQSGSAEWNKLRKSGQVSTDHTGATFTQLFSANADLSGLELVGSEWERCDLSKMNFRDADLSNAYFHGGRLQDCDFRGANLEGATFERLKLLRCDFTGARGLDDLEMDEVDMDRVQGLDGEEAPPPPPPPAQGITAFTREQREKALGAAAAAVAGPAAEELPPFKPQDPPGSLLFRALKRLPAPPPWVLDVPGLRPLLPQRLPPGSSLEGMYREAVKTRLENKKPSADPGAVERAQKALRLGGKDSAVAAMYLREVGVLPLSRFSAAKVLKDALRAEVEVDDLTGSIDPRVAGALLELRLTHEVVEHVQEVRRRLAATQLYTALMEAGFTPENNWDEALESADAALELAQLATGEDRNALFEGFQVFAALPDEARLRRLAYLAESVSNLELLSRLPEGMEPQWLTGPETRECHDREMTYVQALRAQDIPVKVAALAKTELGVPEGQVPEDSDDDLFVHLRCDVCGKEKLIVQSRID; encoded by the coding sequence ATGCCGAAGGCTCCCAGTATCGAGAAGCTCCTCCAAAGTGGTTCAGCGGAGTGGAACAAACTCCGTAAGTCCGGTCAGGTCTCTACCGACCACACGGGCGCCACCTTCACGCAGCTGTTCTCCGCCAACGCGGACCTGTCGGGCCTAGAGCTCGTGGGCTCCGAGTGGGAGCGCTGCGACCTCTCCAAGATGAACTTCCGCGACGCGGACCTGTCCAACGCCTACTTCCACGGCGGCCGGCTCCAGGACTGTGACTTCCGCGGCGCCAACCTCGAGGGGGCCACCTTCGAGCGGCTGAAGCTGCTGCGCTGTGACTTCACCGGCGCCCGGGGGCTGGACGACCTGGAGATGGACGAGGTGGACATGGACCGGGTGCAGGGTCTGGACGGCGAGGAGGCCCCGCCCCCGCCCCCGCCCCCCGCCCAGGGCATCACCGCCTTCACGCGCGAGCAGCGGGAGAAGGCCCTGGGGGCCGCCGCGGCCGCCGTGGCCGGCCCCGCCGCGGAGGAGCTGCCCCCCTTCAAGCCCCAGGACCCTCCGGGTTCTCTGCTCTTCCGGGCCTTGAAGCGGCTGCCGGCGCCGCCCCCGTGGGTGCTGGACGTGCCGGGCCTGCGCCCGCTGCTGCCCCAGCGCCTGCCCCCGGGCTCGTCGCTGGAGGGCATGTACCGCGAGGCGGTGAAGACGCGGCTGGAGAACAAGAAGCCCTCGGCGGACCCGGGCGCGGTGGAGCGGGCGCAGAAGGCGCTGCGGCTGGGCGGCAAGGACTCGGCCGTGGCGGCCATGTACCTGCGCGAGGTGGGCGTGCTGCCGCTCTCGCGCTTCTCGGCGGCCAAGGTGCTCAAGGACGCGCTGCGCGCCGAGGTGGAGGTGGATGACCTGACGGGCTCCATCGACCCGCGGGTGGCCGGCGCCCTGCTGGAGCTGCGGCTGACGCACGAGGTGGTGGAGCACGTGCAGGAGGTCCGGCGGCGCCTGGCGGCCACGCAGCTCTACACCGCGCTGATGGAGGCGGGCTTCACCCCGGAGAACAACTGGGACGAGGCGCTGGAGTCGGCCGACGCGGCGCTGGAGCTGGCGCAGCTCGCCACGGGCGAGGACCGCAACGCGCTCTTCGAGGGCTTCCAGGTGTTCGCCGCCCTGCCGGACGAGGCCCGGCTGCGGCGCCTGGCGTACCTGGCCGAGTCGGTGTCCAACCTGGAGCTGCTGAGCCGGCTGCCCGAGGGCATGGAGCCGCAGTGGCTCACCGGCCCCGAGACGCGCGAGTGCCATGACCGGGAGATGACGTACGTGCAGGCGCTCCGGGCCCAGGACATCCCCGTCAAGGTGGCGGCGCTGGCCAAGACGGAGCTCGGCGTGCCCGAGGGACAGGTGCCCGAGGACAGCGACGACGACCTGTTCGTGCACCTGCGCTGCGATGTGTGCGGCAAGGAAAAGCTCATCGTCCAGTCCCGCATCGACTGA
- a CDS encoding MOSC domain-containing protein, translated as MPMPLTGHTVRVLVGAEPKRVLTREVPEVRVSLEGVMGDRHAGLTRKADVRTPWFPRGALVRNSRQVSLVSTEELALIAAALEVPQVQASWLGANLELSGVPRLTRLPPGTRLFFPEDAVLMMEGENTPCRKAGRALEPFYPERQALASRFVKAAHQRRGLVGWVERPGVIRPGDAVRVLLPPPVTYSLP; from the coding sequence ATGCCCATGCCCCTCACTGGCCACACGGTCCGCGTCCTCGTGGGAGCCGAGCCGAAGCGCGTCCTCACGCGCGAGGTGCCCGAGGTGCGGGTTTCCCTGGAGGGCGTAATGGGGGACCGCCACGCGGGGCTGACGCGGAAGGCGGACGTACGCACGCCCTGGTTTCCCCGGGGCGCGCTTGTGCGCAACTCGCGCCAGGTGTCGCTCGTGTCCACGGAGGAGCTGGCGCTCATCGCCGCCGCGCTGGAGGTGCCCCAGGTGCAGGCTTCCTGGCTGGGAGCGAACCTGGAGCTGTCGGGGGTGCCCCGGCTGACGCGGCTTCCCCCGGGCACGCGCCTGTTCTTCCCGGAGGACGCGGTGCTGATGATGGAGGGGGAGAACACCCCGTGCCGCAAGGCGGGCCGGGCGCTGGAGCCCTTCTATCCGGAGCGGCAGGCCCTGGCCTCCCGCTTCGTGAAGGCCGCGCACCAGCGGCGCGGGCTGGTGGGGTGGGTGGAGCGCCCCGGCGTCATCCGGCCGGGAGACGCCGTGCGGGTCCTGCTGCCCCCTCCGGTGACGTACTCCCTGCCGTGA
- a CDS encoding glycoside hydrolase family 16 protein has translation MSRKTFSSKFLAACCVTALTGCAPDAPETDVSSAAPEAVGQTQGELDYSPGSGWSLAWSDEFEGSSLNGNNWTTLNSDFDPVTGNCNFGTGEIEYPRSQNISVSGGKLILKAERTAPTTVSDTRCGSHQRTLFSGRLHTKGKVERRYGKIVASIKIPSGYGMWPAFWTLGANVQQVGWPSSGEIDILEWHSNEPTWMKSAVHWYGGTAPNGGDAHWGTGQSGGYNLADSFHLYELEWDAGKMVFRLDNQYVGTTFSNSTEAEFQQNHYLILNLAMGGNWYGFPAAGSIALNQGQPKTMEVEWVRWYQSGGTTPPPTGISVANGSFESGMADWTTWTPNGTAGAAFSETHNGGHTGAYHLTHWSTQPFETWTYQVKTGLTNGNYKVRAWVRKGGNFAIARLQGKTSGSAAPVFTSLGTYGGWTLVETPTINVTSGYLEFGFHTQATTADGANFIHMDDVEIVKL, from the coding sequence ATGTCCCGAAAGACCTTTTCCTCGAAGTTCCTGGCGGCCTGCTGTGTGACGGCCCTCACCGGGTGCGCGCCGGACGCGCCCGAGACCGACGTGAGCAGCGCGGCCCCCGAGGCGGTGGGGCAGACGCAGGGCGAGCTCGACTACAGCCCCGGCTCGGGTTGGAGCCTGGCGTGGTCGGATGAGTTCGAAGGCTCCAGCCTGAACGGGAACAACTGGACCACGCTCAACAGCGACTTCGATCCGGTCACCGGCAACTGCAACTTCGGCACGGGCGAAATCGAGTACCCCCGCAGCCAGAACATCTCGGTGAGCGGCGGCAAGCTCATTCTCAAGGCCGAGCGCACGGCCCCGACGACCGTGTCCGACACGCGCTGTGGCAGCCACCAGCGCACGCTCTTCTCGGGCCGTCTGCACACCAAGGGCAAGGTGGAGCGGCGCTACGGCAAGATTGTCGCGAGCATCAAGATTCCCTCCGGCTACGGCATGTGGCCGGCGTTCTGGACGCTGGGCGCCAACGTGCAGCAGGTGGGCTGGCCCTCCAGCGGTGAGATCGACATCCTTGAGTGGCACTCGAACGAGCCCACGTGGATGAAGTCCGCCGTGCACTGGTACGGCGGCACCGCGCCCAACGGCGGCGACGCCCACTGGGGCACCGGCCAGAGCGGCGGCTACAACCTGGCCGACTCCTTCCACCTCTACGAGCTGGAGTGGGATGCCGGCAAGATGGTGTTCCGGCTCGACAACCAGTACGTGGGCACGACGTTCTCGAACAGCACCGAGGCGGAGTTCCAGCAGAACCACTACCTCATCCTGAACCTGGCCATGGGCGGCAACTGGTACGGCTTCCCCGCCGCGGGCAGCATCGCCCTGAACCAGGGCCAGCCCAAGACGATGGAAGTGGAGTGGGTGCGCTGGTACCAGTCGGGTGGCACCACCCCGCCCCCCACGGGCATCTCCGTGGCCAACGGCAGCTTCGAGTCGGGCATGGCGGACTGGACGACGTGGACGCCCAACGGCACCGCGGGCGCCGCCTTCAGCGAGACGCACAACGGCGGGCACACGGGCGCTTACCACCTGACGCACTGGAGCACGCAGCCCTTCGAGACCTGGACGTACCAGGTGAAGACGGGCCTGACGAACGGCAACTACAAGGTGCGCGCCTGGGTGCGCAAGGGCGGCAACTTCGCCATCGCCCGGCTCCAGGGCAAGACGAGCGGCTCGGCGGCCCCCGTGTTCACCTCGCTGGGCACCTACGGCGGCTGGACGCTGGTGGAGACGCCCACCATCAACGTCACCTCGGGCTACCTGGAGTTCGGCTTCCACACCCAGGCCACCACGGCCGACGGTGCCAACTTCATCCACATGGATGATGTCGAGATCGTGAAGCTCTAG
- a CDS encoding DMT family transporter, producing MSEGASTPERRAQLQADGALVLLTVLWGTSFLVVKDALAYADPFSFLVLRFGVGALVLSAVVGRRLLSRENLKRGALLSLVLFSGYLFQTLGLAHTSPARSAFITGLCVLFVPLFSLVLFRQVPRLPTLVGVVLSAVGLYFFTRADTAASEALSPGDLLTLLGAVGYALHITLTARVARKEGAGALVAVQLWGVALLSAACLPFVEFRVVVSEALIGAVLFCGIVTSALAISVQTWAQARTSAVRAALIYALEPVFASLFSVSLGYETLGPREWVGGGLIVLGVGVAEVGAAVWDRWRGRALARA from the coding sequence ATGAGTGAGGGAGCGTCCACGCCGGAACGGCGCGCGCAGCTCCAGGCGGACGGGGCGCTGGTGCTGCTCACCGTGCTCTGGGGCACCTCCTTCCTGGTGGTGAAGGATGCGCTGGCCTATGCGGACCCGTTCTCGTTCCTCGTGCTGCGGTTCGGGGTAGGGGCCTTGGTGCTGAGCGCCGTGGTGGGACGGCGGCTGCTCTCCCGGGAGAACCTGAAGCGCGGGGCCCTGCTGTCCCTGGTCCTCTTCAGCGGCTACCTGTTCCAGACGCTGGGGCTGGCGCACACCTCCCCGGCGCGCTCGGCCTTCATCACCGGGCTGTGCGTCCTCTTCGTCCCACTGTTCTCGCTGGTGCTCTTTCGTCAGGTTCCGCGCCTCCCCACGCTGGTGGGGGTGGTGCTCTCGGCCGTGGGGCTCTACTTCTTCACCCGCGCGGACACGGCCGCCTCCGAGGCCCTCTCCCCGGGAGATCTGCTCACGCTGCTCGGCGCGGTGGGCTACGCCCTCCACATCACCCTGACCGCGAGGGTCGCGCGGAAGGAGGGGGCGGGCGCGCTCGTCGCCGTGCAGCTCTGGGGGGTGGCGCTGCTGTCGGCGGCGTGCCTGCCCTTCGTGGAATTCCGGGTGGTGGTGTCCGAGGCCCTCATCGGCGCGGTGCTCTTCTGCGGCATCGTCACCAGCGCCCTGGCGATCAGCGTTCAGACGTGGGCCCAGGCGCGCACGAGCGCCGTGCGCGCGGCGCTCATCTACGCGCTGGAGCCGGTGTTCGCCTCGCTCTTCTCGGTGTCGCTGGGGTACGAGACGCTGGGCCCCCGGGAGTGGGTGGGCGGCGGCCTCATCGTGCTGGGCGTGGGGGTGGCGGAGGTGGGCGCCGCCGTGTGGGACCGCTGGCGCGGCCGGGCCCTGGCCAGGGCCTGA
- a CDS encoding MBL fold metallo-hydrolase — protein sequence MSVELRNTGLHLTGTPLALDAMRKTPLSFVSHGHSDHIARHERTIATAATLRFMTHRLGRVKDPVPVSYNQPFALGPLSLELLSAGHILGSAQLRVVRGDGRRIVYTGDLNVTPSLTAEPVQVAECDTLVIEATFGHPRYRFPPKDEVLGAVETWVRQQLERGVVPVLLGYPLGKSQEAMKYLSGRGFPLVAHTSIYEVTRLYGELGVAIEPVRCFEGTVNPGEVLFFPPHQARSGALAPLWPRATAVLTGWALDPGAAYRYGAQVAFPLSDHADCPSLVNYVKATGAREVITHHGFAEELARLLREDGIDARTLGKPQQLALF from the coding sequence ATGAGCGTCGAGCTGCGGAACACCGGCCTTCACTTGACGGGTACCCCGCTGGCGCTGGATGCGATGCGCAAGACGCCGCTGTCCTTTGTCAGCCATGGGCACTCGGACCACATCGCGCGCCACGAGCGGACCATCGCCACGGCCGCCACGCTGCGCTTCATGACCCACCGGCTGGGCCGGGTGAAGGACCCCGTGCCGGTCTCCTACAACCAGCCGTTCGCGCTGGGCCCGCTGTCGCTGGAGCTGCTCTCCGCGGGCCACATCCTGGGCAGCGCCCAGCTCCGGGTGGTGCGGGGAGACGGGCGGCGCATCGTTTATACGGGGGACCTGAACGTCACGCCCTCGCTCACCGCGGAGCCGGTGCAGGTGGCCGAGTGCGACACGCTCGTCATCGAGGCCACGTTCGGCCACCCGCGCTACCGCTTCCCGCCGAAGGACGAGGTGCTGGGCGCGGTGGAGACGTGGGTGCGCCAGCAGCTAGAGCGGGGTGTGGTGCCCGTGCTGCTGGGCTATCCGCTGGGCAAGAGCCAGGAGGCGATGAAGTACCTGTCCGGGCGAGGCTTCCCGCTGGTGGCGCACACCTCCATTTATGAGGTGACGCGGCTCTACGGTGAGCTGGGCGTGGCCATCGAGCCCGTGCGGTGCTTCGAGGGGACGGTGAATCCTGGCGAGGTGCTCTTCTTCCCGCCCCACCAGGCCCGCTCCGGGGCCCTGGCGCCCCTGTGGCCGCGCGCCACGGCGGTGCTCACCGGCTGGGCGTTGGACCCGGGCGCCGCGTACCGCTATGGCGCGCAGGTGGCCTTTCCCCTGTCGGACCACGCGGACTGCCCCTCGCTGGTGAACTACGTGAAGGCCACCGGGGCCCGGGAAGTCATCACCCACCACGGCTTCGCGGAGGAGCTGGCCCGGCTGCTGCGGGAGGACGGCATCGACGCGCGCACGCTGGGCAAGCCCCAGCAGCTCGCGCTCTTCTGA
- a CDS encoding SDR family NAD(P)-dependent oxidoreductase: MKQMHYGTALVTGASSGLGRGLALWLARRGTRVFAAARRQEHLDALAQEARAAGATLEPVKMDVAQADATVERIRQLDADCGGLDLVVANAGVGGATPGKQFPWEFTKQMIDINVTGAVATLGAVLPQMVERGRGHLVGISSLAAFRGLPTRAAYSASKIFLSSFMESLRVDLRGSGVRVTCIYPGWVKSEITAKNTFPMPFLMETEEAVERMGNAILRGEPVYAFPWQMTRFMKLLHALPNPLFDALMSRRR, from the coding sequence ATGAAGCAGATGCACTACGGAACGGCCTTGGTCACCGGGGCCTCGAGTGGCCTGGGACGCGGACTGGCGCTGTGGCTTGCCCGGCGGGGCACGCGCGTGTTCGCCGCGGCCCGGCGGCAGGAGCACCTGGACGCCCTGGCCCAGGAGGCGCGCGCGGCCGGGGCCACGCTGGAGCCCGTGAAGATGGACGTGGCCCAGGCGGACGCCACGGTCGAGCGCATCCGCCAGCTCGACGCGGACTGCGGAGGACTGGACCTGGTGGTGGCCAACGCCGGCGTGGGCGGCGCCACCCCCGGCAAGCAGTTTCCCTGGGAGTTCACCAAGCAGATGATCGACATCAACGTCACCGGCGCGGTGGCGACGCTGGGCGCGGTGCTTCCACAGATGGTGGAGCGCGGCCGGGGCCACCTGGTGGGCATCTCCAGCCTGGCGGCGTTCCGGGGCCTCCCCACCCGCGCGGCCTACTCCGCCTCGAAGATCTTCCTCTCCTCCTTCATGGAGAGCCTGCGCGTGGACCTGCGCGGCTCGGGCGTGCGCGTCACCTGCATCTACCCCGGCTGGGTGAAGAGTGAAATCACCGCGAAGAACACCTTCCCCATGCCCTTCCTGATGGAGACGGAGGAGGCGGTGGAGCGCATGGGCAACGCCATCCTGCGCGGCGAGCCCGTCTACGCCTTCCCCTGGCAGATGACGCGCTTCATGAAGCTGCTCCACGCCCTGCCCAACCCGCTCTTCGATGCCTTGATGAGCCGGCGCCGCTGA
- a CDS encoding RluA family pseudouridine synthase gives MIEYRIEEDSVGMRLDKYLRKRLANMPTSHLFKMIRVKKVRVNGKRAQPEQLLAAGDVIAIRGDEKQLLGQDQGAERLPPPPPPVDPSELVILLEDDWMMAVDKPSGMAVHTGSGITGGTLVDYVRAYLGPKAVRNDFTASPAHRLDRETSGVILVAKRRPAMVHFTEVFTEGLSRKRYLTLVKGKMPKDSGVIDLPLSEHQQTAESKARRGVNMQEALTRWKVIRQSSEVALLSCSIETGRTHQIRRHLAAVGHPVAGDRKYGDFAFNRDVRARWGLKRLFLHAERIEFPHPQHGGKVSVEAKVPPELKDILKRAALEPS, from the coding sequence ATGATCGAGTACCGAATCGAAGAAGACAGTGTGGGGATGCGGCTGGACAAGTACCTCCGCAAACGCCTGGCCAACATGCCCACCAGTCATCTGTTCAAGATGATCCGGGTCAAGAAGGTCCGGGTCAACGGAAAGCGGGCCCAGCCCGAGCAGCTCCTGGCCGCCGGGGACGTCATCGCCATCCGGGGCGATGAGAAGCAGCTGCTCGGCCAGGACCAGGGCGCCGAGCGCCTGCCACCCCCCCCGCCCCCCGTGGACCCGTCCGAGCTGGTCATCCTCCTGGAGGACGACTGGATGATGGCCGTGGACAAGCCCAGCGGCATGGCGGTGCACACCGGCAGCGGAATTACGGGGGGCACCCTGGTGGACTATGTGCGCGCCTACCTGGGCCCCAAGGCGGTGCGAAATGACTTCACCGCCTCACCCGCGCACCGGCTGGACCGGGAGACCTCCGGCGTCATCCTGGTCGCCAAGCGGCGCCCGGCGATGGTCCACTTCACCGAGGTGTTCACCGAAGGCCTGTCCCGGAAGCGCTACCTCACCCTGGTGAAGGGCAAGATGCCCAAGGACTCCGGGGTGATTGACCTGCCCCTCTCGGAGCACCAGCAGACGGCCGAGTCCAAGGCGCGCCGGGGGGTGAACATGCAGGAGGCGCTCACCCGGTGGAAGGTCATCCGCCAGTCGAGCGAGGTGGCGCTCCTCTCCTGCTCCATCGAGACCGGGCGCACCCATCAGATAAGAAGACACTTGGCCGCGGTGGGCCACCCCGTGGCCGGTGACCGCAAATATGGTGACTTTGCCTTCAACCGGGATGTGCGGGCCCGGTGGGGGCTGAAACGTCTGTTCCTGCACGCTGAGCGCATCGAATTTCCGCACCCCCAGCATGGCGGGAAGGTGTCGGTGGAGGCGAAGGTGCCTCCGGAGCTGAAGGACATCCTCAAACGCGCTGCGCTAGAACCTTCATGA
- a CDS encoding MFS transporter yields the protein MTPSRPRPALLALAYLAFVSLGLPDAVLGLAWPSLRDTFSLPQVGMGAILAASAVAYFVSGMLAGRLMQALNVGLLLAASTGLVALGLAGYATAPFFLLFLVAACFAGFGSGGIDSALNTYAAEHFGPRHMSWLHAAYSIGATLGPVLMTWLLARGAGWRSGYAVIGVVLATLAVIFVVMRKQWDGGPTGAAEGESRPATVRPAASAWQALRRPRVQLQSLIFFFYTGVEVTAGQWSYTVLKEGRGLSTAEAGTWTSFYWGSLFVGRVLSGFIVERLGPVRMLRLSTGLAVVGALLFTIPAVPPPVGLGLLGLALAPIFPALMSETPRRVGKDVAAHAVGFQVSAGTLGVAALPSAAGFVAEKLGVAVVASQLLGYTVVLLVLHGLLTVSADRPPASGGEARA from the coding sequence ATGACCCCCTCCCGTCCCCGTCCCGCCCTGCTCGCGCTCGCCTATCTCGCGTTCGTGAGCCTGGGGTTGCCGGACGCGGTTTTGGGCCTGGCCTGGCCCTCGTTGCGCGACACCTTCTCCCTGCCCCAGGTGGGCATGGGCGCCATCCTCGCCGCGAGCGCGGTGGCATACTTCGTCTCGGGCATGCTCGCCGGGCGCTTGATGCAGGCGCTCAACGTCGGCCTGCTGCTGGCGGCGAGCACCGGGCTCGTGGCGCTCGGGCTCGCGGGCTATGCGACCGCGCCGTTCTTCCTCCTCTTCCTGGTGGCCGCCTGCTTCGCGGGCTTTGGCTCGGGGGGAATCGACTCGGCGCTCAACACCTACGCGGCCGAGCACTTCGGTCCCCGCCACATGTCGTGGCTGCACGCGGCCTACAGCATCGGGGCCACGCTGGGGCCCGTGCTCATGACGTGGCTGCTGGCGCGCGGGGCGGGATGGCGCTCCGGGTATGCGGTCATCGGCGTGGTGCTCGCGACGCTCGCGGTCATCTTCGTCGTGATGCGCAAGCAGTGGGACGGGGGCCCCACGGGCGCGGCGGAAGGGGAGAGCCGCCCGGCCACGGTGAGGCCGGCCGCCTCCGCCTGGCAGGCCCTGCGCCGGCCCCGGGTGCAGCTGCAGAGCCTCATCTTCTTCTTCTACACGGGCGTGGAGGTGACGGCGGGCCAGTGGTCCTACACGGTGCTCAAGGAGGGCCGGGGCCTGAGCACGGCGGAGGCCGGCACGTGGACGAGCTTCTACTGGGGCAGCCTGTTCGTGGGCCGCGTCCTGTCGGGCTTCATCGTGGAGCGGCTGGGGCCGGTGCGCATGTTGCGGCTGAGCACGGGGCTGGCCGTGGTGGGCGCGCTCCTGTTCACGATTCCCGCGGTGCCTCCGCCCGTCGGGTTGGGGCTGCTGGGCCTGGCGCTCGCGCCCATCTTCCCGGCGCTCATGTCGGAGACGCCCCGGCGGGTGGGGAAGGACGTGGCCGCGCACGCGGTGGGCTTCCAGGTGAGCGCGGGCACGCTGGGCGTCGCCGCGCTGCCGAGCGCCGCCGGCTTCGTGGCCGAGAAGTTGGGCGTCGCGGTCGTGGCCTCCCAGCTGCTGGGGTACACGGTGGTGCTCCTGGTGCTCCACGGCCTGCTCACCGTGTCGGCGGACCGGCCGCCCGCGTCCGGAGGCGAGGCCCGGGCGTGA
- a CDS encoding penicillin-binding protein 1A yields MSTPNSNIDRSRSQLVLDGVKKGRWWHFPLKLAGWLFLTGATAGVVGLVGLYYIYTPGLPAIPRVEQYWPPIVTEVYTDDAVLAGEFYNQRRKVVPYERIPKRLVQAFIASEDSSFFDHMGVDVLGTARAGFKTITSKLGLRSGGVQGGSTLTQQTAKAVLIGAEGYKDATAKTLKRKIREALLARRLEAALTKEEILYLYLNNVFLGHHSYGVQSAAENYYRKDVRDLTLGEMTLIAGLPQAPSRYSPFLKPEAAKNRRSYVLRRMLDEGMITQAEHDEAKAEPVKVYPVEDVFHEFAPYFVEQARRDIVERYGNPVLLEQGLKVFATMDSERQRAAQEAVLEGLLSLDKRQGWRGPLGNLPPGKERDAFIARGKKAMGNEELVLNRLYVALVTRLDDDGKGADIQVGPHKARLPLLGMRWARKVNPESYYAPGGMISHVKRAVAEGDLVVVRHVTKKDLTDDKEQWDKKLAEAIPDDTVKPAEGADPAAPPVRIPNGPKLFRLEQQPEPQSALVSIDPHRQYLTAMVGGYDFDDNEFNRAFQACRQPGSSFKPLVYAAAIEKLNWTEATIIVDSPIVEHDPDNKVSWKPENFSEEFQGDVVLRTALVNSMNIPAVKTFGAVGTKNMSDWSRLLGLSTPMNMDFSAALGSSCVYPYDLAQVYATFNRYGRKKPTYFIRKIEDRFGRTLEDHTAFDDPWAPLQDRVAAGYARLFEPGEQVMSPETGFIITHLMRGVVQEGTGGPASRLGKPAAGKTGTTNDSFDAWFSAFTRDLVTVAWVGYDLNPHPLNRYETGGRAALPIWLDYMKKALAGRPQPEFYPWPSMELVRLPIDEKTGKIASNSSKNTELMFFKKGTQPKEATPEKGQVNVNDFLMGQQ; encoded by the coding sequence ATGAGCACTCCCAACTCGAACATCGACCGCAGCCGCTCCCAACTGGTTCTCGACGGGGTGAAGAAGGGCCGCTGGTGGCACTTCCCCCTCAAGCTCGCCGGATGGCTCTTCCTGACGGGGGCCACCGCGGGCGTGGTGGGCCTGGTGGGGCTGTACTACATCTACACCCCCGGGCTGCCCGCCATCCCGCGCGTGGAGCAGTACTGGCCGCCCATCGTCACCGAAGTCTATACGGACGACGCGGTGCTGGCCGGCGAGTTCTACAACCAGCGGCGCAAGGTGGTGCCCTACGAGCGCATCCCCAAGCGGCTGGTGCAGGCGTTCATCGCCAGCGAGGACTCCAGCTTCTTCGACCACATGGGCGTGGACGTGCTGGGCACCGCGCGCGCGGGCTTCAAAACCATCACCTCCAAGCTGGGGCTGCGCAGCGGCGGCGTGCAGGGTGGCTCCACGCTGACGCAGCAGACGGCGAAGGCGGTGCTCATCGGCGCCGAGGGCTACAAGGACGCCACCGCCAAGACGCTCAAGCGCAAGATTCGCGAGGCGCTGCTCGCCCGGCGCCTGGAGGCGGCGCTGACGAAGGAGGAGATCCTCTACCTCTACCTGAACAACGTCTTCCTCGGGCACCACAGCTACGGGGTGCAGAGCGCCGCGGAGAACTACTACCGCAAGGACGTGCGGGATTTGACGCTGGGGGAGATGACCCTCATCGCGGGCCTGCCGCAGGCCCCCAGCCGCTACTCGCCCTTCCTCAAGCCCGAGGCGGCCAAGAACCGCCGCTCCTACGTGCTGCGCCGCATGCTGGACGAGGGGATGATTACCCAGGCGGAGCACGACGAGGCCAAGGCGGAGCCCGTGAAGGTGTACCCCGTGGAGGACGTGTTCCACGAGTTCGCCCCGTACTTCGTGGAGCAGGCGCGCCGCGACATCGTCGAGCGCTACGGCAACCCGGTGCTCCTGGAGCAGGGGCTGAAGGTCTTCGCCACCATGGACAGCGAGCGCCAGCGCGCCGCCCAGGAGGCGGTGCTCGAGGGGCTGCTGTCGCTGGACAAGCGCCAGGGCTGGCGCGGCCCGCTGGGCAACCTGCCCCCCGGCAAGGAGCGCGACGCGTTCATCGCGCGCGGCAAGAAGGCCATGGGCAACGAGGAGCTGGTGCTCAACCGGCTCTACGTGGCGCTGGTGACGCGGCTGGACGACGACGGCAAGGGCGCCGACATCCAGGTGGGGCCGCACAAGGCGCGGCTGCCGCTCCTGGGCATGCGCTGGGCGCGCAAGGTGAACCCCGAGTCGTACTACGCGCCGGGCGGCATGATTTCCCACGTGAAGCGGGCCGTCGCCGAGGGCGACCTGGTGGTCGTCCGCCACGTGACGAAGAAGGACCTCACGGACGACAAGGAGCAGTGGGACAAGAAGCTCGCCGAGGCCATCCCCGATGACACGGTGAAGCCTGCGGAGGGTGCGGACCCCGCGGCGCCGCCCGTGCGGATCCCCAACGGGCCGAAGCTCTTCCGGCTGGAGCAGCAGCCCGAGCCCCAGAGCGCGCTCGTCTCCATCGACCCCCACCGCCAGTACCTCACGGCCATGGTGGGCGGCTACGACTTCGACGACAACGAGTTCAACCGCGCCTTCCAGGCGTGCCGCCAGCCGGGCAGCTCCTTCAAGCCGCTGGTGTACGCGGCGGCCATCGAGAAGCTCAACTGGACCGAGGCCACCATCATCGTGGACTCGCCCATCGTGGAGCACGACCCGGACAACAAGGTGTCCTGGAAGCCGGAGAACTTCTCCGAGGAGTTCCAGGGCGACGTGGTGCTGCGCACCGCGCTCGTCAACTCCATGAACATCCCCGCGGTGAAGACCTTCGGCGCGGTGGGCACCAAGAACATGTCCGACTGGTCCCGGCTGCTCGGGCTCTCCACTCCGATGAACATGGACTTCTCGGCGGCGCTCGGCTCCTCGTGCGTCTACCCGTATGACTTGGCGCAGGTGTACGCGACCTTCAACCGCTACGGCCGCAAGAAGCCCACGTACTTCATCCGGAAGATTGAAGACCGGTTCGGGCGCACGCTGGAGGACCACACCGCGTTCGACGACCCCTGGGCACCGCTCCAGGACCGGGTGGCGGCCGGCTACGCGCGCCTCTTCGAGCCCGGCGAGCAGGTGATGTCGCCGGAGACGGGCTTCATCATCACGCACCTGATGCGCGGCGTGGTGCAGGAGGGCACGGGCGGCCCCGCCTCGCGCCTGGGCAAGCCGGCCGCGGGCAAGACGGGCACCACCAACGACTCGTTCGATGCGTGGTTCTCCGCCTTCACCCGGGACCTGGTGACGGTGGCGTGGGTGGGGTACGACTTGAACCCGCACCCGCTCAACCGCTACGAGACGGGCGGCCGCGCGGCGCTGCCCATCTGGCTGGACTACATGAAGAAGGCGCTCGCGGGCCGGCCCCAGCCGGAGTTCTACCCGTGGCCCTCCATGGAGCTGGTGCGGCTGCCCATCGACGAGAAGACGGGCAAGATTGCCTCCAACAGCTCCAAGAACACGGAGCTCATGTTCTTCAAGAAGGGCACCCAGCCCAAGGAAGCCACCCCCGAGAAGGGCCAGGTCAACGTCAACGACTTCCTGATGGGCCAGCAGTGA